Proteins encoded by one window of Microtus pennsylvanicus isolate mMicPen1 chromosome 18, mMicPen1.hap1, whole genome shotgun sequence:
- the LOC142837821 gene encoding uncharacterized protein LOC142837821 — MFSTLGKLFSFKKEPKTPLGFCDGPSVGRGSLSCCDCSTEDRYAQPYDPENKFHEAVCEGRSKVMMRLLSKKKFHVNDKDERNRTALHFACFYGHLHLVNFLLHNKCNVNALDDQKCTPLMKAVQSWETKIVSVLLDNEADPNIKDSKGETALHQAVYVNKPEIATIATSLLEFGGNIEETTKDGFTPLLLALRERKLLMAKHLINHGANIYARDDFQRTTLMYAVKWDSEDIVELLLKKGMDHSTKDAFGWSSLQYAVAGKRKV, encoded by the exons ATGTTCTCCACCTTGGGGAAGCTCTTCAGCTTTAAGAAAGAGCCAAAAACCCCTTTGGGGTTTTGTGACGGCCCGAGCGTTGGAAGGGGGAGCTTGTCCTGTTGTGACTGTAGCACGGAGGATAGGTACGCACAGCCTTATGACCCTGAGAATAAATTCCATGAAGCGGTTTGTGAAGGAAGGAGCAAGGTGATGATGCGCCTTCTGTCTAAGAAGAAGTTTCACGTAAATGACAAGGATGAAAGGAATCG AACTGCACTCCATTTCGCCTGCTTTTATGGCCATCTGCATCTGGTTAATTTCCTTTTACATAATAAATGCAACGTAAATGCACTTGATGATCAAAAGTGCACACCACTAATGAAG GCTGTACAAAGCTGGGAGACAAAGATTGTTTCTGTTCTCCTTGATAACGAAGCAGATCCCAATATTAAAGATTCTAAGGGAGAAACAGCATTACATCAGGCAGTGTATGTAAACAAGCCAGAGATTGCCACTATTGCCACCAGTCTTCTTGAATTTGGGGGAAACATTGAGGAAACTACAAAG GATGGATTTACACCTCTGCTGCTAGCACTCAGAGAAAGGAAACTTCTCATGGCTAAACATTTAATAAATCATGGTGCCAACATTTATGCACGTGATGACTTTCAAAG AACAACGCTCATGTATGCAGTTAAATGGGATTCTGAGGATATTGTTGAGCTGTTACTGAAGAAAGGTATGGACCACTCCACAAAGGATGCATTTGGGTGGAGTTCACTGCAGTATGCCGTGGCAGGAAAACGCAAAGTGTAA